The region AGTCTTCCTCATAAATAGATGGGGTAAAAAACAATTGTGGAGGCAAGAAAGTTAAGGCAACTTTATGAAGTATAGGAAGAATCTACAATACCTTACAGATCTCACTCCATTCTCCTCGACCACTTGCATTGACAGCACGGACTTTAAAAAGATATTCTGTATTTGGATCCAGATTCTGTATCTCAAGgttctgctgctgtattttgctTAGCTGGCCAGCTAGTTGTGTCTAGACAATGTTATCAGGACCAATACTGGCAACTTCATAAAACTCTACCTCAAAGAAATCCACCTCTTCTGTGGGACAAGTCCAGTAAAtctgtgaagagaaaaaaatctgtagtaCACAATTAAGTACTCTTtatttttgctcattttcacttttgcttttctggaagGCCCCTGTttggaagattttaattttgcaatgcCAGTGGAGCTGAAATTCCAACCATAGCATGAAGTATGTGCGGAAGATATGCAGCTTGCAGTCTTAATTGGAAAATGCTAAGCTTCCTCCTGGGAATTTTGTAGGACCCTCTTCTAACACACTAGAAGTAATGCAGGCTGACAGCAGTCAGCACTTTGCAACATGGACTTGGGATCTTATGCAACTGGCATCCTGATCTTTTTAGCATCTATGAAAGGTATAGTGAGGAAAGTCACATGGATATGATGTCATCACATTGAAGGCCACAGCCATGATCAAATTATTTGATCTGACATAcagatatttaaatacaaaaatggtACATCTGTTTGTTTCTGCATTGCACCTTTCCAGGTAACATATTTCTATCACATATGTAATAATACAACAAACTTACTGACTACAGTAGGAATGGGATACAATTCAATTTATGCTTCAGTTTATCTCAAAAATGCAagtttgaaatgcattttctcctacaaataaagtatttcaaCTAATATTTTAGTCTTATTTACTCAAACTCGTAGGGTTTCAGACTCTCCAAAAGCCTGGAAATATAATCGTCTCTTGTAtatatttagaattttttaatgtcttactTTGGCAGACCTTGGGTAAACAAAATTCTGGTATATAACAACAGGTCCTGGCACTGGGACTGATTCATTGTCTATAGGTTCTGGACTTGAAAAGTTAAAAgtctgatattttctttcttttcttggagTTTCATAAGCTGTATCCTGGGATGCACACACTTCATTACTCTGTGTAGGATAATGGGGAGGTGTAGACTTTGGTCATCTGACAGTGTCTTTAGACAGCACACCTAAATCAAACGTGGAATTTAAAGATGAGCTTCGGAACAATGTTGCTTGCTTGGATTTTTGAGTGCTTGAAACATGCCTTGGAACCATTATCTCTGGATTAAAACAATAGgggtatttttctgctttactttCTGACTGCTTTATTCTGCTAAGGGATGGGATGAGTCCCTGTAAAACGGAGAAATATTCATCAAAGTTGAGTTGAAGTTTTCTTAAGGGATCTTCTCTCAGACATGGACTAGGTTGGAAAATGGAAGGAActgcattttctatttctttcactAAGCAGTGTGCAGATTGCAGAAACACAGCTTGGCTTTCCTCCTTAAGAGCTTCTTTAGAGTATTGAATGAGGCCATCCATATATGATAGCTGACTGGACGTATAGTTTATGtattctgaaatttctttctgttttttaagtTCAATGTTTTCAAGAAACTCTATCATCTCCTTTTCTTGTTCATGAAGAAACATATGTAATTTTAAGAATCCATTTCTGATCTCCTTCCTTTTGGTGTCCTTATAGgtcttgaaattattttttaacaggaTAACTTCCATTAGATCATTATCAACACCTTGGCGGACTGTGAAAGAGAATAAATATCAGGCCAGTAGTTCCAAATTCATATTAAATTGTAGTGTATACAAGATACAGAATGATAGacttcagcttaaaaaaattttaggCTTGGTAGAACATGGGACAAGAATAAGGATTCTGGtatttttctctcatctctgctgctggtAATCCCCGAGAGAAGTTGTTTGGGTTAAAATGTTCACATTTGGGTGTATAAAATTCAGCAGTTAATTGctactttattattatttcctcaCTTACTCAAATTTATCTCCCCCAAAACGGGCATGGTAATTTTTACTTCATTACATGGGAAATCCTGAAGCTTAATTTATTGTAGCTCTATATTATCTTTGAAAATTCACTATGCCAGTATGAAGTTAGAATAATGGCAGCAAATGCACTTGCATAGTCCACATTATGTCTGAGGCTGACGATACATTCCTCTGATGGTCATTATGTGAAGGTATGATTAACTCTTCTGACACTAAAAATTGTGAACTGTGAAGGAACAGAATCAAAAATACCAAAGGCTGATAGTAAATTCCGGTGGCATTCAGCTAACATCAGGAAACAATGTCACCTTGCAAAATCCTGCACAAATATTCTGTGTCACCTATTTTCTCAAATTTAAGACTGTTTCAAAATTGAGAATTTAattctttcagctgtttctaATTGTGCATAGTTTACTTTGCCTTTCTGTATGTTATTTTCCATGCAACCTCATTATGTCCCCAATATTTATTAAGTTATATGCAAAgatcaaaattaaaagaaattaataaatcctAGTCTGTGTTCAGCCCCTTAGCTGCTATGGATCAAGTCTTAGTTAAAAGGAGTGGCACTGCTGCTTTACCTCAGAAAAAACGTGACTGCTTTGCCTCATAGTCAGCATGGGCATAAGCATAAAACTAACTGAAGAGGAACAATTCATAACTTGCCTGCAGGGGAAGAAGCAGTTCCTCTTCAAGCAtatatttctgattaaaaaatattcatcatTTTATTCTGCAGATATAACTGATGTTTATGCTTTGCTGGGTCCCTCAGTATGAAATGAAGATTACCTTCCCTAGATGCTCATTTCCGTTCCCATTCCACATACAGATCCTTCATTCTCTAATAGTTGAGCTTGGCTCACAATGCCACAACTACTGGCTTGTTCCTTTTGTGTTTCTACAGGGGGAACACACCACCTTTCTGACTCTAGTGCTGTGCAGAGAATTAATGTATCTTGTCAACCATATGTTCAAGTTTCTTTCCTGAGGTAaaggaggagcagcagaaatacaaaCCTTTTCTAAATTTTGCAATTGTATCAAAGAGGGAAGCAGCCTCTCTTGAACATGCGACTGACAAGGGAATAGTCTCATGATCATTGTGCAGTGAGTTTTTGCAGAACCCACAGATCAGTTCGTGGTCGTCCAGACAGTATTCAGACAGGTTTGAGTTGCGGTGCAGTAAGCAGTGCCACTGTTCACAATCTTCTTGATGTGCTTTGGTGAAAATGTGGTCTTGAGTACCATTCTCACGATGATTTAAATGCAGACATTCATTACAATAATTAATTCCGCATGTTCTACATCTTTTGGTTCccacttttcttctctccctgcaaGTTTCACAGTAGACTGGTCTTTCACTATGGTCAAATCTCCACCTTAGAAACCCATGTCTGCGCATGTATTTCTTGGCTAGTTTTGCTCTGAGGTAattcttcctcagctgaattTTTTCTGTGTAGGGGAGGCAATGAGCTTTGCCACACACTGGGCATACGATGATATAAAAATCTTCAGTTACTTCAGCTTTGGTCTTGCTTTTAGTTATACACTTCTCACAAAGGCAGTGATTGCATGGCAGCATAAATGGTTGGAGAAACAATTGCTTACACAACGGACAGGCAAGCTGGTCACGGAAAGCGTGGCTGGAGATGTTCCTTTCTGGTGTCATGACAGATGCATTATACCTAGTTTTAAATCTTGATGTGACATCTTTTGACCtaaataaaattggaaaaagaaaaatacaaccccaggaaattaaaaaaaaaaaaatctaaatattgcCGTACCAGCTAAGAGACAAAACTATAGCATAAGTACTTCTGCTTTAAATGCCAACCATCCTTTTATTCTGACtgggtattttatttaaacaattgGGTATCACTATCaagaatcctttttttttttttttccttttcataattATTTCACTATATGTTGAATACTATTGCCTACAACAACAATGAAGCCAGATCTGTCTTGTAGGTCTGCATGAATTTGTTGAGTTATTGCTGGTGGccaaatgaaaagaagaataCAGTTTGGTTTaatgggaaaacataatccaggagtgcagcacaggctgggatgcacctggctggggagcagctctgtggaaagggacctgggggtcctggtggacaggaagctcaacatgagtgaacagggtgctgctgtggccaaaaaggccgacaggatgctgggttgcatcaaaaaggacatcaccagcagagagaaagaagtcatcatcccactcttCTCAGCTCTTGTcagaccacacctggagtactgtgtgcagttctggtccctgctatacaaaaaggatgtggacaggctggaaggggtgcagagaagggccaccaagatatcaaaggactgggaagcctgccatacgaggataggctgggagaactgggtttgttcagccttgagaaaaggaggcttagaggggatctcatcaccatgtaccagtacttaaggggtagctacaaagaagatggagagtccctttttacaaggagtcccacggagaggacaagggggaatggacacaagttgctcttggggagattccgattggacacgagagggaaatttttcacattgaggcaagtcagccattggaataatccccccagggaagtggttgactcggccacgttggacaccttcaagagtcgtctggacagggtgctgggccatcttgtctagactgtgctcttcctagaaaggttggactagatgatccctgaggtcccttccaacctggcattctgtgattctgtgaaatgctttcttttacaaCAACTTTggtaatatttttagaatattttctttttattgaaaaCGTAAGACAATAAatgtcaaaatgtttttcttttgcatttttcaagaTGGAATATTTCCTCAAGAAAGTAGCACAACTAAGTGTTTCACCATTTccaaaaaaaagtattgaagACATTTCTGCTTAACATAATAACACACATTTACATATAACCATcctaatttttattcatttaagaAATCACTCACCTCTGaattatttctgatttctagaattaatttattcttgGCTTTAGTAGAAGCCTTATTATAATTGATTCTTTATATTAATTGCAAAGACTcaaatggggatttttttattcttattattttattccagaagAGGACTGATTTTCAGGATATGCCAATCCTCTTTAAATCTCGATAGTCTTAACTGCCTCTTAGCCTGTGGACttcatccttttaaaaacacagtattAATTTTATAATGCCTCCTTGAATATTTTCCATAGCTTTGACATGAGCGTCATTATGCAAGATGAACACCTGGTTCTAGGGTTCTATAGTCTGGCCCTCTGCTGTCTTCTCTTTAGCATCTATATTGttattgctttcctttccacctTCTGTCCCCAAATGTTCAGCTATGCtatctgctttttctgtcatgttaaacaacagtaaaaatCCTAATAAACTACAGAGAATAGAATCTTCTGTTGCTATGAGGATTCCTTCTGGTCTTCAAAGTTTGCCTAGGTAGGAATTAACTGTGCATTTCCAGAGGTCCTGTCAATTCCTCTTGGACTGGTACTATTCTAGTCTGGAGTTCTTCTGGtaacttattttctgccctcccctcccccccctttttttttgagTGCTCTTTGGTGTAGCATTTCTATAGGTAATAATGAGCCCCTTCTCTTCTGGTTTCCAGTTTTATCTCCTAAGACTGTTCTTATGCCTTCTGTCCAGCCCCTGTGTGGCATTTCTTGAGTCTTTATAATTATTTGGCTCCTTTTTATCTTAATCTGGATATAACTGCTTCCTTCCACTTCCAGTTAACAGCagtttttctgctctttattttACTCCGGTTTTCCCTGTATCCTTGCCTGCAACCTCCTTGCTACAAACACattcctgttttcctccttgttttaaGGTCCTCTGTATGTCTGTCTTCTTGTCACCACATAGGTTTTTACACTGTGAGAATATATAAGCATATATATTAGTCATTCATGGATTTTGTCTGGAAGTTGTGTGGTCCTAATTAAAAGTACAGTGATGTTCTGGAGTAGTCTTTGCCCCAGTCAGATTAATAAGCATAAGATTTCACTAATATCAGGATAAAactactttttctgtttctcagaagAATGATACCCTGTGGTTATTCAAAATAACTCCAACATGCCAAAAGATCATATGTTTCTAAATACAACACATCCATTAAGATATCATgtaacttagaaaaaaaaaaaaaaaccaagaaatttTAAGAGCCCTTAACTCCACTTACTGAACAGTTCCTGGTATTCTTGAGTGATGTGGTTCATTGACAGAGCTTTGGCAGCACTTGCTTTCATAATACTGACATGCTGAATTCTCTCCACCACAGCAGCAGTATTTGCACTCTGGATCATTTGAacaagagcagcagcaccaccagcaaCTTGCGTGCTCTGCACATGAGCAGTGGCAGCACTGGcaaggtttgttttcttcatacGGACATGGGAGACAGCTGCAGTTCTGCTCACTGGTAAACAAGAAGCGCCAAGACaagcagcatttttcctttctgctgtggcAAGTCAGGTAACAGCAGTTTGAGCAACATGGCCGGATCAAAGAGGGACGCCCATTTTCATCCATCCCTCTGTCAGATACTTGGAAGAAAATTCATTGATCATTTCAGCTTCTCTGCACACTACGGCAACTGAGCTCCAAAAAGGCTCTGTTGGGTAGCTCTGTGCTGTGGCAACGCACTTCATTCTAATTGGAAAGTGATGTCACAGTGAAATATGCAAATAAGGACACAGGCAGAATTTTATGCATAGGTACCTGATATAGTGATTACATCATCTATACATCACAATAACTCTAATTGTTCTTCCTGAATTCCTTTAAAGAATTTACCTCGCTCTTCATTAATTGCATAGGGAGTTTATACACTTGGATTAAACTCTAAGACCACTATCTTGTTCAGACCACACACTTCATAGGCATTTTGTTGGCTCAGCTGGGTGCTGTAAGCAAACCACCTGAATCAGGCCCTACCCAGTGACAGTGAGAGGTTTTTCATCAGGCGTCTATAAGATTTTAAGTGTAACTAGCACACATGAAAGAACCTTATATTTGAGATGCATCTTTAAGTATATCCTTGTAGctgtcttaattattttaatcccTTGTCTGCCACTGTTTATACTTTTGAACAATGTATGGCATTCATTCCCCCAAGGCTCGAAGAAATAACTAGACTTGGGTCATAGGTACAGTACTATTGTTCATTTGCTGTGGACCTGCCTCTTTTCCCACTGAGTGTGTTGCTGTTTCTTAAGCTGGCCACTAGGATAAATGCAATATCAGActtattatttctgttattctttAGTTACTTTGTATTaggcacttttttctttcatgtaataGATTTATTCCAGTATAATATCTTTTACCTACTTATAGATATGATAATATTAAATAGAAACAAATTTCATGTAAATTATACATGAGCTTTTCAATATTGCATGCTTACTATAGTGCCTATATGTAAGCAGTTGGAATcaatcttaaaggtcttttccaaactaaatgatcctatgattctaaaaCAGTAAATCTACTCTAAGAGTTCTCTGCAGCTGACATCTGAAAAACTTATTCTCTTACTTGAAACTCTAATGGGCAGTGATATCTATATTGTATATATTAAGAATATTAACTTTTAATGCTGGCTTCTGTATTGTAGGTAACTAAATTCTTCCAAAATTTACCAAT is a window of Phalacrocorax aristotelis chromosome 7, bGulAri2.1, whole genome shotgun sequence DNA encoding:
- the TRIM42 gene encoding LOW QUALITY PROTEIN: tripartite motif-containing protein 42 (The sequence of the model RefSeq protein was modified relative to this genomic sequence to represent the inferred CDS: deleted 1 base in 1 codon; substituted 2 bases at 2 genomic stop codons), producing the protein MDENGRPSLIRPCCSNCCYLTCHSRKEKCCLSWRFLFTSEQNCSCLPCPYEENKPCQCCHCSCAEHASCWWCCCSCSNDPECKYCCCGGENSACQYYESKCCQSSVNEPHHSRIPGTVQSKDVTSRFKTRYNASVMTPERNISSHAFRDQLACPLCKQLFLQPFMLPCNHCLCEKCITKSKTKAEVTEDFYIIVCPVCGKAHCLPYTEKIQLRKNYLRAKLAKKYMRRHGFLRWRFDHSERPVYCETCRERRKVGTKRCRTCGINYCNECLHLNHRENGTQDHIFTKAHQEDCEQWHCLLHRNSNLSEYCLDDHELICGFCKNSLHNDHETIPLSVACSREAASLFDTIAKFRKVRQGVDNDLMEVILLKNNFKTYKDTKRKEIRNGFLKLHMFLHEQEKEMIEFLENIELKKQKEISEYINYTSSQLSYMDGLIQYSKEALKEESQAVFLQSAHCLVKEIENAVPSIFQPSPCLREDPLRKLQLNFDEYFSVLQGLIPSLSRIKQSESKAEKYPYCFNPEIMVPRHVSSTQKSKQATLFRSSSLNSTFDLGVLSKDTVRXPKSTPPHYPTQSNEVCASQDTAYETPRKERKYQTFNFSSPEPIDNESVPVPGPVVIYQNFVYPRSAKIYWTCPTEEVDFFEVEFYEVASIGPDNIVXTQLAGQLSKIQQQNLEIQNLDPNTEYLFKVRAVNASGRGEWSEICKIITSDKYGKNQDRWEKQKNMTTVMAFVSLEHSAIIASPERPIDAAFVPKDDDAAYSSLNYFHLLGHIKGVKRRVTTTIIPWLKDKA